In Eubalaena glacialis isolate mEubGla1 chromosome 2, mEubGla1.1.hap2.+ XY, whole genome shotgun sequence, a single genomic region encodes these proteins:
- the MESP2 gene encoding mesoderm posterior protein 2 has translation MAQSPPLQGLLGHDHWIFPQGWGWTGHSDSTSPASSSDSSGSCPCDRARGPSQPAPPAPSASEAASTAPGRARTRPAGGQRQSASEREKLRMRTLARALHELRRFLPPSVAPAGQSLTKIETLRLAIRYIGHLSAVLGLSEESLQCRRHSDAVLPRGCPLCPDGGPAQAQAQTQGCGPGSAASSAVSWASPPVYPGAIAAPERLGSRVPDMGAWVTPLYCPGMQSPPQLSQGRAPEAARWTPPQACSGTQTPPEPRNQATPWTSPPAMELAAVYQGISMSPESCVLPETPPVLPRPACQRLQPETQWGWWSHSAEVLPSSEDQGPGPAFQLSDESPPQSSGVQLSGCPEFWQEDLEGTHLGIFY, from the exons ATGGCCCAGTCCCCTCCTCTGCAGGGCCTCCTCGGCCACGACCACTGGATCTTCCCCCAGGGTTGGGGCTGGACCGGCCACTCGGACTCCACGTCCCCGGCCTCCTCCTCGGATTCGTCGGGCTCGTGCCCCTGCGACCGTGCCCGCGGCCCCTCGCAGCCggcgcccccagcccccagcgccTCAGAGGCCGCCTCGACAGCACCCGGACGTGCGCGGACGCGGCCGGCAGGCGGACAGCGGCAGAGCGCCAGCGAGCGTGAGAAGCTGCGCATGCGCACGCTCGCCCGCGCCCTGCACGAGCTGCGACGCTTTCTGCCGCCGTCCGTGGCGCCCGCCGGCCAGAGCCTGACCAAGATCGAGACACTGCGCCTGGCCATCCGCTACATCGGCCACCTGTCGGCCGTGCTGGGCCTCAGCGAGGAGAGCCTGCAGTGCCGGCGGCACAGCGACGCGGTACTCCCTCGAGGCTGCCCGCTGTGCCCCGACGGCGGCCCCGCGCAGGCGCAGGCGCAGACGCAAGGGTGCGGCCCTGGCTCAGCCGCTAGCTCCGCGGTGTCGTGGGCGTCCCCGCCCGTCTATCCCGGAGCCATAGCGGCGCCCGAGCGCCTGGGGAGCAGGGTCCCCGATATGGGTGCCTGGGTGACACCCCTTTACTGCCCCGGGATGCAGTCGCCCCCGCAGCTGTCCCAAGGGAGAGCCCCTGAAGCGGCCCGTTGGACGCCGCCCCAAGCCTGTTCCGGAACGCAGACACCCCCAGAGCCCCGGAACCAGGCCACGCCCTGGACCTCGCCCCCCGCGATGGAGCTGGCTGCAGTGTACCAG GGTATCTCTATGTCTCCGGAGTCCTGTGTGTTGCCAGAAACCCCTCCTGTCCTGCCCCGCCCAGCATGCCAGAGACTCCAGCCTGAGACCCAGTGGGGATGGTGGAGCCACAGTGCAGAGGTGCTGCCCAGCTCGGAGGACCAGGGACCAGGCCCTGCCTTCCAGCTCAGTGATGAAAGCCCTCCCCAGAGCTCAGGCGTACAGCTCAGTGGCTGCCCTGAATTTTGGCAAGAAGATTTGGAGGGGACTCACCTGGGCATCTTCTACTAA